The following coding sequences lie in one Rutidosis leptorrhynchoides isolate AG116_Rl617_1_P2 chromosome 4, CSIRO_AGI_Rlap_v1, whole genome shotgun sequence genomic window:
- the LOC139842935 gene encoding PRA1 family protein F3-like has protein sequence MTTYGTIPTSSGAGGTNLEYLSRAKQRIKSGLGTRRPWKQMFNLTSFNFPHSIFSEAFPRIRTNATYFRMNYAIIMLLILFISLLWQPISLIVFVLLMAAWLFFYFLRDEPLVIVNRVIGDWIVLIVLSVVTIGLLLVCGATVNVLVGVLVGFVVVVVHGVVRNIDDLCLDDEDGDEAGGYLVGDS, from the coding sequence ATGACAACTTACGGCACCATTCCAACTTCCTCCGGCGCCGGTGGTACAAATCTCGAATACCTTTCCCGCGCAAAACAACGAATCAAATCAGGTCTCGGCACACGTCGTCCATGGAAACAAATGTTCAATCTCACCTCATTCAACTTCCCTCACTCAATTTTCTCAGAAGCATTTCCACGTATTAGAACAAACGCCACTTACTTCCGTATGAACTACGCGATCATTATGTTACTAATTCTGTTTATCAGTTTGTTATGGCAACCGATTTCGTTGATCGTGTTTGTTTTGTTGATGGCTGCTTGGTTGTTTTTTTACTTTCTTCGTGATGAGCCGTTAGTGATTGTGAATCGTGTGATTGGTGATTGGATTGTGTTGATTGTGTTAAGTGTTGTGACGATTGGTTTGTTGTTGGTTTGTGGTGCGACGGTTAATGTGTTGGTTGGGGTTTTGGTAGggtttgtggttgtggttgttcatGGTGTTGTTAGGAACATTGATGATTTGTGTttggatgatgaagatggtgatgaagCTGGCGGTTATTTGGTTGGTGATTCTTAG